A region from the Lysobacter antibioticus genome encodes:
- a CDS encoding glycoside hydrolase family 35 protein, whose translation MIQRARRHRIAAALLGLGLAFASLGSFAAPRFAIEGDRFLLDGKPHLIRSGEMHYPRIPREFWRERLRQARAMGLNTVTTYVFWNLHEPEPGRFDFSGNLDVAAFIRTAKEEGLDVIVRPGPYICTELEFGGFPAWLLRTPGLRVRSMDPRFLGAVDRYLRRTHEELAPLLSTRGGPILMMQVENEYGSYGRDRDYMETIKRQMIGAGFDLPLFTSDGAGPHYFEGGPLPGVTAVINFDGDIADAKASFEHLKAFRPQGPRMVGEYWAGWFDHWGEQHHTTPPERAASTVDWFLGQGISFNLYMFHGGTSFGWMAGANYSRDMPYQPDTTSYDYDAPVDEAGRITPKYHALREVIGRHLEAGESLPPIPEPAAPTIAIAPFVLRESVSVLDALPVLSRPMRAQLPRTMEALDQNYGFVLYRNTVPQGASGKLVVDEVRDYAVALADGKPVGTLDRRFGERELATGLKPGERLDLLVENMGRINFGTRLDEERKGITRSVTVGKQELFDWTMYPLPLNDLSGLRYSSKTAPTGPAFWRGGFELERVGSTFLDTRGWGKGHVWINGHHLGRYWKIGPQQTLFVPAPWLRKGRNEVVVLDVEGGGARSLRGLTDPVYETAPDALKPRGK comes from the coding sequence ATGATCCAACGCGCACGCCGTCACCGCATCGCCGCCGCCCTGCTCGGCCTGGGGCTGGCCTTCGCTTCACTGGGCAGTTTCGCCGCGCCGCGTTTCGCCATCGAAGGCGACCGCTTCCTGCTCGACGGCAAGCCGCACCTGATCCGGTCGGGCGAAATGCATTACCCGCGCATTCCGCGCGAGTTCTGGCGCGAGCGCCTGCGCCAGGCGCGTGCGATGGGGCTCAACACGGTCACCACCTACGTGTTCTGGAACCTGCACGAGCCCGAACCGGGGCGGTTCGACTTCAGCGGCAATCTCGACGTCGCTGCGTTCATCCGCACCGCGAAGGAGGAAGGTCTGGACGTGATCGTGCGCCCCGGGCCCTACATCTGCACCGAACTGGAGTTCGGCGGCTTTCCCGCCTGGCTGCTGCGCACGCCGGGGCTGCGCGTGCGCAGCATGGACCCGCGCTTCCTCGGCGCGGTCGACCGCTACCTGCGCCGCACTCATGAGGAACTCGCACCGCTGCTGAGCACGCGCGGCGGGCCGATCCTGATGATGCAGGTCGAGAACGAATACGGCTCCTACGGCCGCGACCGCGATTACATGGAAACGATCAAACGGCAGATGATCGGCGCCGGTTTCGACCTGCCCTTGTTCACCTCCGACGGCGCCGGCCCGCATTATTTCGAAGGCGGGCCGCTGCCTGGCGTCACCGCGGTGATCAACTTCGACGGCGATATCGCCGACGCCAAGGCCTCGTTCGAGCACCTCAAGGCGTTCCGCCCGCAGGGGCCGCGCATGGTCGGCGAGTACTGGGCCGGCTGGTTCGACCACTGGGGCGAGCAGCACCACACCACGCCGCCCGAGCGCGCGGCGAGCACGGTCGATTGGTTTCTCGGCCAGGGCATCTCGTTCAACCTGTACATGTTCCACGGCGGCACCAGCTTCGGCTGGATGGCAGGCGCGAACTACAGCCGCGACATGCCGTACCAACCCGACACCACCAGCTACGACTACGACGCGCCGGTCGACGAAGCCGGCCGCATCACGCCGAAATACCACGCCTTGCGCGAGGTCATCGGGCGTCATCTCGAAGCCGGCGAAAGTCTGCCCCCGATTCCCGAACCGGCCGCGCCGACCATCGCGATCGCGCCGTTCGTGCTTCGCGAATCGGTAAGCGTGCTCGACGCTCTGCCGGTGCTGAGCCGGCCGATGCGTGCGCAACTGCCGCGGACCATGGAAGCGCTCGATCAGAACTACGGCTTCGTGCTCTACCGCAATACCGTGCCGCAGGGCGCCAGCGGCAAGCTGGTCGTCGACGAAGTGCGCGACTACGCGGTGGCGCTGGCCGACGGCAAGCCTGTGGGCACTTTGGACCGGCGCTTCGGCGAACGCGAACTGGCGACCGGCCTGAAGCCGGGCGAGCGGCTCGATCTGCTCGTCGAGAACATGGGCCGGATCAACTTCGGCACGCGCCTGGACGAAGAGCGCAAAGGCATCACCCGTTCGGTGACGGTCGGCAAACAGGAACTGTTCGACTGGACGATGTACCCGCTGCCCTTGAACGACCTGAGCGGCCTGCGTTACTCCAGCAAGACCGCACCGACCGGCCCGGCGTTCTGGCGCGGCGGCTTCGAACTCGAGCGCGTCGGCAGCACCTTCCTGGACACCCGCGGCTGGGGCAAGGGCCATGTGTGGATCAACGGCCATCACCTCGGCCGTTACTGGAAGATCGGCCCGCAGCAGACCCTGTTCGTGCCCGCTCCCTGGTTGCGCAAGGGCCGCAACGAAGTGGTCGTGCTCGATGTCGAAGGCGGCGGCGCGCGCAGCCTGCGAGGCCTGACCGACCCGGTCTACGAGACCGCGCCGGATGCGTTGAAGCCGCGCGGGAAGTAG
- a CDS encoding transposase gives MRKSRFTQAQIVEILKETDSGIAIKDLARKHGVSVPTYYNWKSRYGGMAVAETARLRELQAENTELKRLYAEQALEIHALKQAIAKLPAHAVHP, from the coding sequence ATGCGCAAGAGTCGATTCACCCAGGCGCAGATCGTGGAGATTCTCAAGGAGACCGACAGCGGCATCGCGATCAAGGACCTGGCCCGCAAGCACGGAGTCAGCGTGCCCACGTACTACAACTGGAAATCGAGGTACGGCGGCATGGCTGTCGCCGAAACGGCCAGGCTTCGGGAACTGCAGGCCGAGAACACCGAGCTCAAGCGCCTGTATGCCGAGCAGGCGCTGGAGATTCATGCATTGAAGCAGGCCATCGCAAAACTGCCGGCCCACGCCGTGCACCCGTAA